From one Drosophila subpulchrella strain 33 F10 #4 breed RU33 chromosome 3L, RU_Dsub_v1.1 Primary Assembly, whole genome shotgun sequence genomic stretch:
- the LOC119554496 gene encoding serine protease 1 → MKVLAVLFLGVIASVSAFERPVFWKDVPVGKTSIEGRITMGYPAYEGKVPYIVGLAFSKNGGGTWCGGSIIGNTWVMTAKHCTDGMESVTIYYGALWRLQAQYTHWVSRNDFIEHGSGDISLIRTPHVDFWSLVNKVELPSYNDRYNNYQGWWALVSGWGKTSDDSGVSEYLNCVDVQIGENSVCENYYGDFSGDLICIPTPENKGTCSGDSGGPLVLHDGNRQVGIVSFGSSAGCLSNGPKGMVRVTSYLDWIRDNTGISY, encoded by the coding sequence ATGAAGGTTCTCGCGGTTCTGTTCCTCGGCGTGATTGCCTCCGTCTCGGCGTTTGAGAGGCCAGTCTTCTGGAAGGATGTGCCCGTGGGCAAGACCTCGATCGAGGGTCGCATCACCATGGGTTACCCTGCCTACGAGGGCAAGGTGCCCTACATCGTGGGCCTGGCCTTCAGTAAGAACGGCGGTGGCACCTGGTGCGGCGGCTCCATCATCGGCAACACCTGGGTCATGACTGCCAAGCACTGCACCGACGGCATGGAGTCGGTGACCATCTACTACGGAGCCCTGTGGCGCCTGCAGGCCCAGTACACCCACTGGGTGTCCCGCAACGACTTCATCGAGCACGGATCCGGAGATATCTCCCTGATCCGCACGCCCCACGTCGACTTCTGGTCGCTGGTCAACAAGGTGGAGCTGCCCAGCTACAACGATCGCTACAACAACTACCAGGGTTGGTGGGCTCTGGTTTCCGGCTGGGGCAAGACCTCCGACGACAGCGGCGTCTCTGAGTACCTGAACTGCGTGGACGTCCAAATCGGCGAGAACTCGGTGTGCGAGAACTACTACGGCGACTTCTCCGGCGACCTCATCTGCATCCCCACGCCCGAGAACAAGGGCACCTGCAGCGGCGACTCCGGTGGCCCTCTGGTCCTCCACGACGGCAACCGCCAGGTGGGCATCGTGTCCTTCGGCTCCTCCGCCGGCTGCCTCTCCAACGGTCCCAAGGGAATGGTGCGCGTCACCAGCTACC